One Acidobacteriota bacterium DNA segment encodes these proteins:
- a CDS encoding LytTR family transcriptional regulator DNA-binding domain-containing protein, whose amino-acid sequence MKAVIVDDEAPARMVLREYLAAHGDITIAAECANGFEAVKAVAEHRPDLLFLDVQMPKLDGFEVLDLLAGALDRTAVIFATAYDEFALRAFEVHAVDYLLKPYGAERLGDALARARARLGREGPAAPPRQLADEARHARALERILVRDGAQVHVIPIEQIDYVEAQDDYVAFHAAGRTHLKEQTLAELEQALDATRFVRIHRSYIVNVERIARVELYAKDSRVAILRDGSRLPVSRAGYQRLNALL is encoded by the coding sequence TTGAAGGCCGTCATCGTCGACGACGAGGCGCCGGCGCGGATGGTGTTGAGGGAGTACCTCGCGGCGCACGGCGACATTACGATCGCCGCCGAGTGCGCCAACGGCTTCGAGGCGGTCAAGGCGGTCGCCGAGCACCGGCCGGACCTGCTGTTTCTCGACGTGCAGATGCCGAAGCTGGACGGCTTCGAGGTGCTCGACCTCCTGGCAGGCGCGCTCGACCGCACGGCGGTCATTTTCGCCACGGCGTACGACGAGTTCGCGCTCCGCGCCTTCGAGGTGCACGCCGTGGACTACCTCCTCAAGCCGTATGGCGCGGAGCGGCTCGGCGACGCGCTCGCGCGGGCGCGCGCGCGGCTCGGGCGTGAAGGGCCCGCCGCGCCGCCACGGCAGCTCGCGGACGAGGCCCGGCACGCGCGCGCGCTCGAGCGGATCCTCGTCCGCGACGGCGCGCAGGTGCACGTCATCCCGATCGAGCAGATCGATTACGTGGAAGCGCAGGACGATTACGTCGCGTTTCACGCCGCAGGGAGAACCCACCTCAAGGAGCAGACGCTCGCCGAGCTGGAGCAGGCGCTGGATGCGACGCGGTTCGTGCGCATTCATCGTTCCTACATCGTGAACGTCGAACGGATCGCCCGCGTGGAGCTGTACGCGAAGGACAGCCGCGTGGCGATCCTGCGCGACGGCTCGCGCCTGCCGGTCAGCCGCGCGGGATACCAGCGGCTCAACGCACTGCTCTGA
- a CDS encoding ABC transporter ATP-binding protein has protein sequence MISVRNLEKSYAHGTSRTFVLRRVSIEVKDGEFVSIMGPSGAGKSTLLHILGMHDSAWTGEYYFLGQPVHRLGAKERAQAHKQHIGFVFQSYHLLDHLTVYENLEIPLSYRDVKRAERESVVCDVLDRFAIVGKKDLYPSQLSGGQQQLVAVARAVISSPKVILADEPTGNLHSSQGREIMELFKKLNDEGTTIIQVTHSETNAGYGGRVIQLRDGWVVSH, from the coding sequence CTGATTTCAGTCCGCAACCTGGAGAAATCGTACGCGCACGGCACGAGCCGGACGTTCGTGCTCCGGCGCGTTTCGATCGAGGTGAAAGACGGCGAGTTCGTGTCGATCATGGGGCCGTCGGGCGCCGGCAAGTCCACGCTGCTGCACATCCTGGGCATGCACGACAGCGCGTGGACCGGTGAGTACTACTTCCTCGGCCAGCCGGTGCACCGGCTCGGCGCCAAGGAGCGCGCGCAGGCGCACAAGCAGCACATCGGCTTCGTGTTCCAGAGCTATCACCTGCTCGATCACCTGACCGTCTACGAGAACCTCGAGATCCCGCTCTCCTATCGCGACGTGAAAAGGGCCGAGCGCGAGAGTGTCGTCTGCGACGTGCTGGACCGCTTCGCCATCGTCGGGAAGAAGGACCTGTATCCGAGCCAGTTGTCGGGCGGGCAGCAGCAACTCGTCGCGGTTGCGCGGGCCGTGATCTCGAGCCCGAAGGTGATCCTCGCCGACGAACCCACCGGCAACCTGCACTCCAGCCAGGGCCGCGAGATCATGGAGCTGTTCAAGAAGCTCAACGACGAGGGGACGACGATCATCCAGGTGACGCACTCGGAGACGAATGCGGGCTACGGCGGCCGCGTGATCCAGCTGCGGGATGGGTGGGTGGTCTCACACTAG
- a CDS encoding histidine kinase: MVHPIFAERDRLRLYLLAWIPIAILLAVLLAAGGRLGWIESALIAFPLALFYAFVTLSAWYVSRSLPQTASGLSRLLGAHAAAATVSSALWVAFGIALSRALETAVPSFAGVEVRIRDQRVLLFAVGVLLYLLGSAVHYALLAADASRLAERRALELQVHAREAELRALRAQIDPHFLFNSLHSISALTGSDPAGARRMALLLGDFLRDSLRVGGRDRIPLAEELRLLRQFLDIEHVRFGDRLRVTWTVSDDTHGCELPPLLLQPLVENAVRHGIAHLLDGGDVRIRAERRGGRLYVGIENPCDPDRPMRRGAGVGLENVRRRLQTAFGAEAAAQSSERDGVFKVDLVMPCSS, translated from the coding sequence GTGGTCCATCCGATTTTCGCCGAGCGCGATCGCCTGCGCCTGTACCTGCTCGCTTGGATTCCCATTGCCATCCTGCTGGCGGTGCTGCTCGCGGCCGGCGGACGGCTCGGGTGGATCGAAAGCGCGCTCATCGCGTTCCCGCTGGCGCTGTTCTACGCGTTCGTGACGCTCTCGGCGTGGTATGTCTCGCGCTCGCTCCCGCAGACCGCGTCCGGCCTGTCGCGCCTGCTCGGCGCGCACGCCGCGGCGGCCACCGTCTCGAGCGCGCTGTGGGTGGCGTTCGGCATCGCCCTCTCGCGCGCCCTCGAGACCGCCGTGCCCTCATTCGCCGGCGTCGAGGTCCGGATTCGCGACCAGCGGGTGCTGCTCTTTGCGGTCGGCGTGCTCCTGTACCTGCTCGGCAGCGCGGTGCACTACGCGCTGCTCGCCGCCGACGCGTCGCGGCTCGCGGAGCGGCGGGCGCTCGAGCTGCAGGTGCACGCGCGCGAGGCCGAGCTGCGCGCGCTGCGCGCCCAGATCGACCCGCACTTCCTCTTCAACAGCCTGCACTCGATCAGCGCGCTGACCGGCAGCGATCCGGCCGGCGCGCGGCGGATGGCGCTGCTCCTCGGCGACTTCCTGCGCGACAGCCTGCGCGTCGGCGGGCGCGACCGGATCCCGCTGGCCGAGGAGCTGCGCCTCCTGCGGCAGTTCCTCGACATCGAGCACGTGCGCTTCGGCGATCGCCTGCGCGTGACCTGGACGGTCTCCGACGACACGCACGGCTGCGAGCTGCCGCCGCTGCTCCTGCAGCCCCTGGTCGAGAACGCGGTCAGGCACGGCATCGCGCACCTGCTCGACGGAGGCGACGTGCGCATCCGCGCGGAGCGGCGCGGCGGCCGCCTGTACGTCGGGATCGAAAACCCGTGCGATCCGGATCGACCGATGCGCCGCGGCGCCGGGGTTGGACTCGAGAACGTCCGCCGCCGGCTCCAGACGGCGTTTGGCGCCGAGGCCGCCGCGCAGTCGTCGGAGCGCGACGGCGTGTTCAAGGTGGACCTGGTCATGCCATGCAGCAGTTGA
- a CDS encoding TetR/AcrR family transcriptional regulator, with translation MVNRTPPEGSRGRLLAAAAKEFAARGYDGTSVDRIARAARLNKAMIYYHFTSKVGLYRAIVEGVFEHVRASVQVVAASTCTPEDKIRQFVDAIARAASERPHFPPIWLREFAGGARHLDVATLRVAGDVVRLLAXXGERAGRFRHANPVMVQIGIIAPILLFLVSDGARARLSRANAPGAADLTLEDIVAHVTESALGSLRSGI, from the coding sequence ATGGTTAATCGCACCCCGCCGGAGGGCTCGCGCGGCCGCCTCCTCGCCGCGGCGGCGAAGGAGTTCGCGGCCCGCGGCTACGACGGCACCAGCGTCGACCGCATCGCCCGCGCCGCACGCCTGAACAAGGCGATGATCTACTACCACTTCACGAGCAAAGTCGGGCTCTACCGCGCCATCGTGGAGGGCGTCTTCGAGCACGTGCGCGCGTCGGTCCAGGTAGTGGCCGCCTCCACGTGCACGCCGGAAGACAAGATCCGGCAGTTCGTCGACGCCATCGCGCGCGCCGCGAGCGAGCGGCCGCACTTCCCGCCCATCTGGCTGCGGGAGTTCGCCGGCGGCGCGCGCCATCTCGACGTCGCCACGCTCAGGGTCGCGGGCGACGTCGTCAGGTTGCTGGCGGNNNAAGGGGAGCGCGCCGGCCGCTTCCGCCACGCGAACCCCGTCATGGTGCAGATCGGCATCATCGCGCCTATCCTCCTCTTCCTGGTGAGCGACGGCGCGCGCGCGCGCCTGAGCCGGGCGAATGCCCCCGGCGCCGCCGACCTCACGCTGGAGGACATCGTGGCGCACGTCACGGAATCAGCCCTTGGCAGCCTTCGGAGCGGAATATGA
- a CDS encoding SCO family protein, producing the protein MIRFTRFIALALILTIAAACRQQEPAKEYRLTGQIVGINRDTRQLTVKHEDIKGLMPGMIMSFDVADPAEIDRRSVGELVTATLVVQDFSSKLKDITVTGRAPVDRAVERHATTPVLQEGDSVPDAALVDQDGRPRRLSEWRGSVAVLTFIYTRCPLPDFCPRMERNFLALQKSLQKEGMGERARLLAVSFDPKYDTPGVLKAHAAAIGADPHMWRFFTGDLDALERFAAQFGVSIIRSPSDERDITHNLRTAVIAPDGRIAAIFSGNGWTADETLERVKSVYPGRP; encoded by the coding sequence GTGATTCGCTTCACCCGTTTCATCGCGCTCGCGCTCATCCTCACCATCGCCGCGGCGTGCCGGCAGCAGGAGCCCGCGAAAGAATACCGGCTCACGGGCCAGATCGTCGGCATCAACCGCGACACCCGCCAGCTCACGGTCAAGCACGAAGACATCAAGGGCCTGATGCCCGGGATGATCATGTCCTTCGACGTCGCCGATCCGGCGGAGATCGACCGGCGGTCGGTCGGCGAGCTGGTGACGGCGACGCTCGTCGTGCAGGACTTCTCGTCGAAGCTCAAGGACATCACGGTGACGGGCCGCGCGCCAGTGGACCGCGCCGTCGAGCGGCACGCGACGACCCCCGTCCTCCAGGAGGGGGACTCCGTTCCGGATGCCGCGCTCGTCGATCAGGACGGGCGGCCCCGTCGCCTGTCGGAGTGGCGCGGCTCGGTGGCGGTGCTGACCTTCATCTACACGCGCTGCCCGCTGCCGGATTTCTGCCCCCGCATGGAGCGCAACTTCCTCGCGCTGCAGAAATCGCTGCAGAAAGAAGGCATGGGCGAGCGCGCCCGCTTGTTGGCGGTCAGTTTCGACCCGAAGTACGACACGCCCGGCGTGCTGAAGGCGCACGCGGCGGCGATCGGCGCCGACCCGCACATGTGGCGTTTCTTCACCGGCGATCTCGACGCCCTGGAACGCTTCGCGGCGCAGTTTGGCGTGAGCATCATCCGCAGCCCCTCGGACGAGCGCGACATCACGCACAACCTGCGCACCGCGGTGATTGCACCCGATGGGCGAATCGCGGCGATCTTCAGCGGCAACGGCTGGACCGCGGACGAGACGCTCGAGCGCGTGAAGAGCGTGTATCCCGGACGGCCGTGA
- a CDS encoding carboxypeptidase regulatory-like domain-containing protein, with protein MLPAVVAALLGWAQATQPSTPAERIPLDSASLSGTVTAAGGTTPIARARVVLSSPGAAAPRVTMTDESGRYRIDRLGAGLYTVAFSRNGFVDATFPAPIEVAERQQLQHVDIALESAAAIRGRILDEDGTPFAGAIVQALRVTSESGQRSLAAAATATSDDEGRFSLFGLPAGSYLVSAMDPAFARAGDDRGPLNYGPTYYPGVGTPESATPVRAAIPAAPGAQRVEFRLQILRPVQVSGRLLTSDRRALASAAVIMSPQIDTGVVNRAVGDARISPDGTFTFTNVPPGRYVIRARGEAEADGRPLFATFAIAVQGRDVSGLEMTLTPGAVIEGRVEIQPRRGSALPRSTLRVRAPLADGAAFGDTLTGTVRSDGAFRLAGLMSGSHVLMVEGLVFPWRIAEARLQGRDVTESTIDIDRDQQFRSARIVLTDTAGGVAGTVTLPRGVAPADVLVIAFPADALRRRVPLRFVRAGRLLSDGAYRVVDLVPGAYLVAAAVGVAEQDAMNPSMLERLVPIASLATISEGQVLRVALQAAPLPAVSRR; from the coding sequence ATGTTGCCGGCCGTGGTTGCCGCGCTGCTCGGGTGGGCGCAGGCGACCCAACCATCGACTCCAGCCGAGCGTATCCCTCTCGACAGCGCGAGCCTCAGCGGCACGGTCACGGCGGCGGGCGGCACGACGCCCATCGCCCGCGCCCGCGTCGTCCTGTCGTCGCCGGGTGCGGCGGCGCCGCGGGTGACGATGACCGACGAGTCCGGCCGGTATCGGATCGATCGGCTGGGAGCCGGGCTTTACACGGTCGCCTTCTCGCGCAACGGGTTCGTCGACGCCACCTTCCCCGCGCCGATTGAGGTGGCCGAGCGCCAGCAGCTGCAGCACGTGGACATCGCGCTCGAGTCTGCGGCGGCGATTCGCGGAAGGATTTTGGATGAGGACGGGACGCCGTTTGCCGGCGCCATCGTGCAGGCGCTGCGCGTCACGAGCGAATCCGGCCAGCGCAGCCTGGCGGCCGCGGCAACCGCCACCTCGGACGACGAGGGGCGGTTCAGCCTCTTCGGCCTGCCGGCGGGAAGCTACCTGGTGAGCGCGATGGATCCGGCGTTCGCTCGCGCGGGAGACGACCGCGGGCCGCTCAATTACGGGCCAACCTATTACCCTGGCGTGGGCACTCCGGAGTCGGCGACGCCGGTACGCGCGGCGATACCGGCGGCGCCCGGCGCGCAGCGCGTTGAATTTCGCCTGCAGATCCTGCGACCCGTGCAGGTCTCCGGCCGCCTTCTCACGTCCGACCGGCGGGCGCTGGCCAGCGCGGCGGTGATCATGAGCCCGCAGATCGACACCGGCGTCGTCAACCGGGCCGTCGGGGACGCGCGCATCAGCCCGGACGGCACGTTCACGTTCACCAACGTGCCGCCTGGCCGCTACGTGATTCGGGCGCGCGGGGAGGCCGAGGCCGACGGGAGGCCGCTGTTTGCCACGTTCGCGATCGCCGTGCAAGGGCGCGACGTGAGCGGTCTGGAGATGACGCTGACGCCGGGCGCCGTGATCGAAGGCCGCGTGGAGATCCAGCCGCGGCGCGGGAGCGCGCTCCCGCGGTCCACGTTGCGCGTGCGCGCGCCGCTCGCCGACGGGGCGGCGTTCGGCGACACGCTGACGGGCACGGTGCGGTCCGACGGCGCGTTCCGCCTCGCCGGCCTGATGTCGGGCTCTCACGTGCTGATGGTCGAGGGCCTGGTGTTCCCGTGGCGGATCGCCGAGGCGCGGCTGCAGGGGCGCGACGTGACCGAGAGCACGATCGATATCGATCGCGATCAGCAATTCCGCAGCGCCCGGATCGTGCTCACCGACACGGCCGGTGGAGTGGCCGGGACGGTGACGCTCCCGCGCGGTGTCGCGCCGGCCGACGTGCTCGTCATCGCGTTTCCCGCCGACGCCTTGCGCCGGCGGGTGCCCCTCCGCTTCGTGCGCGCCGGCCGTCTGCTCTCGGACGGCGCCTATCGTGTGGTTGACCTCGTTCCGGGGGCGTACCTCGTGGCCGCCGCGGTCGGCGTGGCGGAGCAGGACGCGATGAATCCTTCAATGCTCGAGCGGCTCGTGCCGATCGCCAGTCTGGCGACCATCAGCGAGGGACAGGTCCTGAGGGTGGCGCTTCAGGCGGCTCCGCTGCCGGCGGTCTCTCGACGCTGA